A window of the Brassica napus cultivar Da-Ae chromosome C5, Da-Ae, whole genome shotgun sequence genome harbors these coding sequences:
- the LOC106373412 gene encoding uncharacterized protein At4g02000-like, whose amino-acid sequence MLLERWTESPPEDFLTKFAVWMRIRNIPCNFYTLDTMHMLAKAIGFVKEVAYDPKVSQKAYFIRAQVIFDISKPARDEKVLNILGGKSVYITYEYEKLRKKCFHCLRLTHEKAQCPMLKKQHHAHRLPASAPQPPLSDTEKRKGKEVSTQETLFLEGPPGFPPMFPELSKEQQQSAMLYVSHADPTERRARIERVNQSIQEKREKELNYRPAFTTDLLKGVGMVLCYNKEGEQLQYIYSKGAESSPKTRSLPGQREIDEVSSGQSSTHSLNAGSPTGFCIGASSKPSASGTISTQKKPRNRPPAWKRRLRLLTGASTKNGNGENSENISEGMAKRKATYSTGEGSRKQNQTQINLVASVLKPLPPQ is encoded by the coding sequence ATGCTCTTGGAAAGATGGACCGAGTCGCCACCAGAAGATTTCCTCACTAAGTTCGCTGTCTGGATGCGCATCAGAAACATCCCGTGTAACTTCTACACGCTTGATACGATGCACATGCTGGCTAAGGCAATTGGCTTCGTGAAGGAGGTAGCCTATGACCCTAAGGTGTCTCAGAAGGCTTATTTTATCAGGGCTCAAGTGATTTTTGATATCTCTAAACCTGCAAGAGATGAGAAAGTCCTCAACATACTAGGCGGTAAAAGTGTCTACATCACCTATGAGTATGAAAAGCTCCGAAAGAAGTGTTTTCATTGTCTACGACTGACTCATGAGAAGGCCCAGTGCCCGATGTTAAAGAAACAACACCATGCTCATAGGCTACCAGCGTCTGCTCCACAACCTCCACTAAGTGatacagaaaaaagaaaaggCAAAGAGGTCTCTACACAAGAAACACTTTTTTTGGAAGGGCCACCTGGCTTCCCTCCCATGTTCCCTGAACTCTCGAAAGAACAACAACAAAGTGCCATGTTGTATGTCTCCCATGCTGACCCTACTGAGCGAAGAGCTAgaattgagagagtcaatcaaaGTATCCAAGAGAAAAGGGAGAAAGAACTCAACTACCGCCCTGCCTTCACTACAGACTTGTTAAAAGGTGTCGGGATGGTCCTCTGCTACAACAAAGAGGGAGAGCAACTTCAATATATCTACTCCAAGGGAGCTGAGTCATCTCCTAAGACAAGATCCCTCCCTGGTCAGCGTGAGATTGATGAGGTCAGTTCAGGACAATCATCAACACATTCTCTGAATGCTGGAAGTCCTACGGGTTTCTGTATCGGGGCTTCTAGCAAGCCTTCTGCTTCCGGGACTATCAGTACTCAGAAGAAACCAAGGAACAGACCTCCAGCTTGGAAGAGAAGGCTCCGTCTACTAACTGGTGCGTCTACGAAGAATGGGAACGGTGAAAATTCAGAGAACATAAGCGAGGGAATGGCTAAGAGAAAAGCAACATACTCGACAGGAGAAGGGTCTAggaaacaaaaccaaactcaaATTAATCTGGTGGCTTCCGTATTGAAGCCACTGCCTCCCCAATGA
- the LOC106376396 gene encoding UV-B-induced protein At3g17800, chloroplastic, whose amino-acid sequence MVAMAASFAQSPSFLRRNSRNASGSILLTASSPGSIRFSSGPQFRHRHSSCLKLSRPSQSRTTSLKSRRSFVVKSSASGDASDSIAPLQLKSPVGQFLSQILVSHPHLVPAAIEQQLEQLQTDREAEEHIKDSFSSLPGTDIVLYRRIAEVKEKERRKALEEILYALVVQKFMDANVSLVPSITSSSTDPSGRVDTWPTQDGELEQLHSPEVYEMIQNHLSIILKNREGDLSTVAQISKLGIGQVYAASVMYGYFLKRIDQRFQLEKTMKILPGGSDEGETSIEQAGRETQRSFYEEAEETYQAVSSNQEVGSFVGGINASGGSSSETKQSRLKTYVMSFDGETLQRYATIRSREAVGIIEKHTEALFGRPEIVITPQGIDSSKDEHIKISFKGLKRLVLEAVTFGSFLWDVESHVDSRYHFVLN is encoded by the exons ATGGTCGCCATGGCAGCGAGTTTCGCTCAATCTCCCTCCTTTCTGCGTCGAAATTCCAGAAACGCCTCTGGGTCGATTCTTCTGACGGCAAGCTCCCCTGGATCCATCCGATTCAGCTCCGGACCTCAATTTCGCCACAGA CACAGCTCTTGTCTTAAACTCTCGAGACCATCGCAAAGCAGAACAACTTCTCTTAAGTCTCGGAGAAGCTTTGTGGTTAAATCTTCAGCTTCTGGTGATGCGTCTGACTCAATTGCGCCACTTCAGTTGAAGTCTCCGGTGGGGCAGTTTCTGTCGCAGATACTCGTGAGCCATCCTCATCTTGTCCCAGCAGCTATTGAGCAACAGCTTGAACAGCTTCAAACCGACCGAGAAGCTGAGGAACATATCAAAGATTCATTCTCCTCCCTTCCTGGAACAGACATTGTTCTTTACAG GAGAATAGCTGAGGTTAAGGAGAAGGAGAGAAGGAAGGCTTTGGAAGAGATTTTATATGCATTAGTTGTTCAGAAGTTCATGGACGCTAATGTTTCACTTGTGCCATCCATAACCTCATCATCTACGGATCCGTCTGGGAGAGTTGATACTTGGCCGACACAAGACGGGGAACTCGAGCAACTTCACTCCCCTGAGGTTTACGAGATGATTCAGAATCATCTTTCCATCATTCTTAAAAACCGTGAGGGTGATCTGTCAACTGTAGCACAGATAAGCAAGCTCGGAATTGGACAGGTATATGCTGCTTCTGTGATGTATGGCTATTTCCTGAAGCGGATCGACCAAAGGTTTCAGCTTGAGAAGACGATGAAGATTCTTCCAGGTGGGTCAGATGAAGGTGAGACTAGCATTGAGCAAGCAGGGAGGGAAACACAGAGAAGCTTCTATGAAGAAGCGGAAGAGACTTATCAAGCTGTCTCCTCAAACCAAGAAGTTGGTTCGTTTGTGGGAGGGATCAATGCCAGTGGTGGTTCCAGCAGCGAAACGAAACAATCCCGGTTAAAGACATACGTCATGTCCTTTGACGGAGAAACCCTTCAGAGATACGCTACAATCAGATCAAGAGAAGCAGTTGGGATCATCGAGAAGCACACAGAGGCGTTGTTTGGGAGGCCAGAGATTGTGATAACACCGCAAGGCATTGATTCGTCCAAGGACGAGCACATAAAGATCAGTTTCAAGGGACTGAAGAGGCTTGTGTTGGAGGCTGTGACGTTTGGTTCGTTCCTCTGGGATGTGGAGAGTCATGTAGATTCAAGGTATCACTTCGTACTGAACTGA
- the LOC125587196 gene encoding uncharacterized protein LOC125587196, with translation MGHNEKEGGRQRPDSLFLPFKQMLTDCGMLEFPFTGDMLSWVWKRAGRVTVRCRLDRAVGNADWHEKFPLSNVKYMRIWGSDHRPILADILTKPTRRSKKFKFDRRWLDNEELSCRKALSEWRKQQNINSAKLVEELNEKVEGLYADDNATTEEIAAALKELSDSLKAKEMFWKQKSRVFWLREGDKNTKFFHALTKQRRARNKITQLLDANGNIVEDEEGLVAIATSYFRQIFESSITEDIEEALSEVPTTITGSMNDSLTTHVSEWEVKLALFSMHPDKASGPDGMTALFYQKFWDIDYGQWSDTNICVIPKTTKPNDMAQFRPISLCNVSYKIVSKVLCQRLKKVLPGLISETQLAFVAGRQISDNIMIAQEMFHALRTKPSGRNKRMVIKTDMSKVYDRMEWSFIEAVMRKMGFSETWITWIMRCITSRINAATRQEIKDALGIHNDGGMEKYLGIPEDISGSKCKLFAFLEDNLMHRVNGWTCRWLSKGGKEVMIKFILLALPTYVMSTFLLPLEICENLASAIAQFWWSSNPPKRGIHWAKWENVCLPKEEGVIGFCLIHEFNLALLAKQLWRLVQCPDSLVARVLRGRYYRMTSPLRVNSASSPSYVWTSIFAARKLLLLVIRQKIHSGYEVKVWEDLWIPTTPARPATPVAPVMHPNMRVSDLINQDSKEWDVEILEDYVHPDDIPLIRSMAISSTHRGDTFCWNYTRNSQYTAKSGYWVAQNLLKP, from the exons ATGGGTCATAATGAGAAGGAAGGAGGGAGACAGCGTCCTGATAGCTTGTTCCTACCCTTCAAGCAAATGCTTACAGATTGTGGGATGTTAGAGTTTCCTTTCACGGGAGACATGCTTTCATGGGTATGGAAGAGAGCAGGACGTGTAACTGTTCGATGTCGTCTAGACAGAGCAGTAGGAAATGCTGATTGGCATGAGAAGTTCCCACTCTCTAATGTAAAGTACATGAGGATATGGGGATCGGACCATCGCCCGATTCTCGCAGACATACTCACAAAGCCAACGAGaagatcaaaaaaattcaaattcgacAGAAGATGGCTAGACAATGAGGAACTAAG CTGCCGAAAAGCCTTGAGTGAGTGGAGgaaacaacaaaatattaacTCGGCGAAGCTAGTGGAGGAGCTAAACGAGAAAGTCGAGGGTTTATACGCAGACGATAATGCGACGACTGAGGAAATTGCAGCAGCGTTGAAGGAActctctgattctcttaaaGCAAAAGAAATGTTCTGGAAACAGAAGAGTAGAGTGTTTTGGTTGAGAGAGGgagataaaaatacaaaattcttCCATGCCTTAACGAAGCAAAGGAGAGCAAGGAACAAAATCACGCAGCTCCTGGATGCAAATGGTAACATAGTTGAGGACGAGGAAGGTCtggtagccattgctactagctaTTTTCGGCAAATCTTTGAGTCTTCTATTACAGAAGACATTGAAGAGGCGTTATCTGAAGTTCCTACGACGATTACGGGATCAATGAATGACAGCCTCACAACTCATGTTTCCGAATGGGAAGTCAAATTAGCTCTCTTTTCCATGCATCCAGATAAGGCGTCGGGaccagatgggatgactgcACTTTTTTACCAGAAGTTTTGGGATATA GACTATGGCCAATGGtctgatacaaatatatgtgttaTCCCAAAGACAACCAAGCCTAATGATATGGCTCAATTCAGACCCATAAGCTTGTGCAATGTCAGCTACAAGATCGtctctaaggtcttatgccagagaCTAAAGAAAGTCTTGCCAGGATTGATATCAGAAACCCAGTTAGCCTTTGTTGCTGGAAGACAGATTTCAGATAATATCATGATTGCTCAAGAAATGTTTCATGCCCTGCGAACTAAACCGAGTGGACGTAATAAAAGGATGGTCATCAAAACAGATATGAGTAAAGTATATGATAGGATGGAATGGTCGTTTATTGAAGCTGTGATGCGAAAGATGGGCTTCTCTGAAACATGGATCACCTGGATTATGAGGTGCATTACGTCg aggatTAATGCAGCTACTAGGCAAGAGATTAAAGATGCACTTGGAATACATAATGATGGTGGGATGGAAAAGTACTTGGGAATCCCAGAGGATATTAGTGGCTCCAAATGCAAACTCTTTGCATTTCTCGAGGATAACCTGATGCATAGAGTAAATGGATGGACATGTAGATGGCTCTCAAAAGGGGGAAAGGAAGTAATGATCAAATTCATTTTACTCGCTCTTCCGACATACGTTATGTCGACGTTTCTGCTCCCATTGGAGATTTGTGAAAACCTCgctagtgccattgcacaattttggtggagttcgAATCCACCAAAACGAGGAATACACTGGGCGAAATGGGAAAATGTTTGTCTACCAAAAGAAGAGGGCGTGATTGGCTTCTGTTTAATTCATGAGTTTAATCTAGCACTATTGGCAAAGCAATTATGGAGATTGGTTCAGTGCCCTGATTCACTGGTTGCCCGAGTCTTGAGGGGCAGATACTATAGAATGACCTCGCCATTAAGAGTAAACTCTGCAAGTAGTCCATCATATGTGTGGACAAGCATTTTTGCCGCAAGGAAGCTTTTGCTTCTGGTGATCAGACAGAAGATTCATTCTGGTTATGAAGTCAAGGTCTGGGAGGATCTGTGGATTCCAACGACACCTGCTAGACCAGCTACACCTGTAGCGCCTGTGATGCACCCGAATATGAGAGTTAGTGACCTCATTAATCAGGATTCAAAGGAATGGGACGTAGAGATACTAGAGGATTATGTCCATCCCGATGACATACCACTCATACGTAGTATGGCCATAAGCTCTACTCATCGCGGTGATACTTTCTGCTGGAACTACACGAGGAATAGCCAATACACAGCTAAATCTGGATACTGGGTTGCTCAAAATCTGTTGAAGCCATAA